From the genome of Mycobacterium kansasii ATCC 12478:
TGCCACGGTGAGCGCGAATCGCAGAAGTAGACCGGCGCACCGGGGTCGGCGGTGATATCGATGTGCCCGGCCATTTCGATGCCCTGATCCCAGGTGATGGAGCGCACCAGCGTGACCGGCAAATCGCTCACGGTGCCGGTGATCGCGATGCGCAGGGCATCGGCGTCGCGGGCCGGCAGGTGCAGCAGCCGGATCAAGCGGGTCTCACGCTCAACGAGGGTGCCGATCGCCGAACTCTGGTGCTTGCCCACAATGAGATCTCCCTCCCACAGGTGAAATTGACCCCCTGGGGATAGGTGGTTGGTGATTATTCCTCAGTCGTGGCGGCCGCGGGGGTGCGGCCGAGGTCGCGGTCGTTGAGTCGGTAGCTGTCGAGTTCCTCGGCGCGGCGCAAGGCGCTGCGAAGGCGATCGAGTTCAAGCTCGCGGGCGGCGAGCTGTCCGGCCGGCTCACCGTGGTTACGAGCCTTAGCAAGCGCGCGGGTGTGGCTAGCGATCATCCGCCGAAACACCGGTGCCGCAGTCTTTTTCGGCCGTGCATGGACGCAGCCGAGGCAGACGGTGGGCAGCCCACATACGTAGGTGCCCATGTCGCGCAGGTTGCAGCTGGCCGCGAACGCGGCCCAGGCCTAACCCCCATACACCACGTCCTGGACGTAACTCCCAGCAGCCGGCGCCGGGGCCAGCGAATCAGGCCAATGATGCAGATTCACGCACCGGGTAACCGTTACGCTCGGCCAGCGACCGCAATCGACCCAACGCAGACGCGCGCAGCCGACCCGCCTCAGGGATCACGACGCCGGCCCACAGCCCTTGTGCACCCGGCAACTCGACCGCTTCGCGGGCACACGACCACCGACACGGGCAAGCGCGGCACAGTGCTTTTGCCTGGTCATCGGGACTGGTTGTCCAGCGTTCGGGGTCCTGCGTGCAAGCGCCCAACGGGGCGTCATGCAATACTGGTGCGGTCATTCTCGCTACGGTCCTTCAAAAAGCAGTGCGGCTTTAATTCCACGCCCCGCCACGCCCCGGAAAACCATAGCACAAACCATCGCATTTCGAACCAGACGGCCTGGCCTAACTCGTTATAGATGAGCCGGCTTCGTTAGACGAGAGGCTGCGCAAATCATCTTATTCCGGAAAGTAATTCTGGTTTGTTTTGGAAACTTGTTCTGCTTTATTTTGGAAGCCAGTTCTGAAAACCACCTCCTGAATTTTGTGCAGGAGGCACGTGAATTCAGCACTATTATTGCAGTAACCCCAAGAGGAAGATTTGGCTATGTCTCATCAACCGCGCGCTCTGATGGCTAACCAGAGCGAGATTTTGGCCAGGGCCGACGAGCTGGCCTCCCCGAAAGCGGACCCACAGAGCAGTGCCATCGTGGGCGCGCAGGCCTTACACGAGGCCAGGAAAATCACATTCTCCGTCGAGAATATGGCCAACCTACCCACCATGGCTCAGCCGGCGACACCACTCAGTCAGCTCAGCGAGCTCTCGGGGGCAGCCAGCGGGCTCGGCCAACTGGCCACCATGGCCGGCAAACAAGCCCAAATGATCTCCGCCCTGGGCCAACAGAGGACCCAACAGCCACCCCTCGCCAATCAGGTCTCCACCGACCACGACACCGCCTGCTCGGGCACGCCCACCGCAGAGCGCGTTTCGGTCGACACCGCAACCGACCCTCCCAACCGGGCCAACAGCGCATCCTGTAGGGCCACCCGGGCCACCCCACCACCACGCCGAAGCCTTAACGACCAACACCATCACCAGCCAAAACCACCGCCGGCACAACATAAGACCCCGAGGGAGAAAAGTCACCTATGGATGTCTGGCAGCTCTTTTGCGACCTGTGGCAAGACGCGTGGATCGAGCAGACCCCGGAGGTGGCGGAGATGCTGTTAAAGCAGCCGGCGGCACAAGAGTTGGCAGAAGACTTCCCAGAGAGGCCACGGGGATCCAGTGTGTGCGGTTGGACCATCCGCGGCCTCAGCGGCCTGCAGCCATTGCTTGGAGACGGGAGCCCCGATCCGGGTGATCGCTTGGCGGCCAGTGGGCCGATGTTCGCTGATGTCAGTGCCCGGATCGCGGCTCTCATTCCCGATGACGGCTGGCAGGGCTTAGCAGCGCAATCCTATTCAGCCCAGAACCTCGCACAATCACAGCGCGCGAAAATGATGGGTGATCTCGACCGTCGAACCGGCGAGCTGGTTTCGGCTCAAGCCGAAGCCATTCAAAGAGTTTACTACGTCGTGGTGGCAGAGAGGCTCGCGGTTGCCGGTACGTTCGCATTCTGCATTTATTACGAGGTGACAGGTGGGCCTGCTGGCCAAATTCTGTCGTTTCAAGTTGCAGTAGCCGTATGCACCGTTGCGATAATTGTCCTCTCTGGTTTCCTGATCGACTTGTGGATCACGACATCCCAGAATGCAATCGATCTGCAGGCAGCGACGCAGAAATTGACCGATATGTTGACGATGTTGCCCACACTCTCCGACACGATTCCCGGATTGCCAGATGGGGCCCTCCCGCCTTCACATACCCGTCCGGAATTCGACGCCGCCAGGCTGCTTGACTTCACCGGGCCGCTCCCCGAAACACCGGATATCTCCTTGGCTTTCGCCGACTTACCCGGCTCACTCGAATTCAACCTGCCCACCCTACCGAGCCCCGGCTTCCCCGATTTCGGCGCACCCCACTTGCCCATCCCCCAGTTGACCGGCATGCCAACCTTGCCCGACCCGTTCTGCGGCGCGGATGGTCTACCCAGGGTGCCCACCGCAAACGAACTGGCCGCCTCACCCGACTTTTCGGGGGCCCTGGCTGGGCTGCCCATAATGGCTCAGCTAACGGCACCCTTCAGCCGGCTCACCGGGCTCCCGGGGGCAGCCGGCGGGCTCAGCCAACTCACTAACACAGCCGGTCAACAGGCACAGATGATCTCCTCACTAACCCAACAGGGCGCCCGCCCGCAGGCACCCCCGGCCGATCAGGTCACCCGGGACGGCGATACCGCCGGCGCCGCCGCGGGCACACCCGGCGCACGGCGCGTTCCAGTAGACGCCGCAACCGACCCCTCCCAACAGGGCCAGCAGCGCGTCATGTAAGTCCAGCCGGGCCCAGCCATCAACACGCCAAAGCCCTAACAGCCAGCGCCATCCAGCCCAACCAGAACCGGCGCAACGTCGGGCCCCAGCGGAAAGTTCAACCCATGAAAGGAGAGTTCCACCTATGAACGGGCCTTCGGTCTCGTCGGACATCTCGTCCGAGTGGTCGGACATCCAGCGCTTCCTGCGCTCATCCTTGTCTTCCTCTGACGGGGCGGAGACGTTGCCGCCGTCCTGGAGCTTCCCCCCTGACGACGACGCCACCTCGACAGGCTCGTTCCAGTTCCCGACCGACTCGGAAGATGAGCTCCCGAACATCTCGGACGACAACCCGGAGAAGAGGGTGTTGCGGGGATCCGTTGTTTGCTATGTGACCTGGTGCGCCCTTGGCGGCATGCTGGGATGGCTGGGCGATGGAAGCCCCGATGCGGGTGATCGCTTGGTGGCCAGTGGGTCGGTGTTCGATGACGTCAGTGCCCAGATCGCGGCTCTTATTCCCGACGGCGGCTGGCAGGGCTTGGCGGCGCAGGCCTATGTAGGCCAGAACCTCGCACAATCACAGCGCGCGAAGATGATGGGTGATCTCGATCGTCTTGCCGGCGGCCTGGTTTCTGCTCAGGCCCCCGCCGTTTCGGACACTCGCAGGTGGCTGCTTTACGAGATGATCACCGTTGCCGCGGTGGGCGTTGGTTGCTTGGCCCTGGAAGAATTCGGGGGCCCTGCCGGCCAACAGGCATCGCTTGCCGTCGCAGTAGTCGTTTGCGCCGCTGCGCTTGGTGTCGCCATCGACAAAATGGTCTCGTTGAAGAACACGACGTCCCAAAATGCGACCAACCTGCAGGGGCTGACCCAGAGATTGACCGCTATGGCGACGACGTCGCCGACACCGTCTACCCCGATTCCCGGGCTCCCCGACGTGCCCTCGTCCCCAACATCGTCCCCTACCGCGGGCCTACCCGACGACACCGGCCCCCGCCCCGAGACACCCGATGTCGGTGTGGTGTTGGCGGACTTACCGGGCTCACCTGGAGTCGACGTGCCCGACCTACCGAGCCCCGGTTTCCCCGATTTCGGCGCTCGCCACCTGCCCATCCCCACCTTGACCGGCATGCCAAATCTCCCCAACGCGTTGCCCGGCCTACCCACGGTGCCCACCGCAGACGAATTCGCCGCGCTGCCCGACTTGTCGGGCGCCTTGGCCGCTGTGCCCGGCCTGAGCCTGGCCAATCTCCCCACCATGGCGCAGCTGGCGACACCGCTGGGCCAGCTCAGCGGGCTCTCGGGGGCGGCCAGCGGGCTCGGCCAACTGGCCACCATGGCCGGCCAACAAGCCCAAATGATCTCCGCCCTGGCCCAACAGAGCACCCAACAGCACACCACCCTGACCCATCAGGTCACACCGGACGACGACACCCCCGGCGCCGACGCGGGCACAGCCAACGGCCAGCGCGCTCCCATCGACACCGCAACCAGCCCCTCCCAACCGGGCCAACAGCGCGTCCCGTAGGGCCACCCGGGCCACGCCATCACCACGCCGAAGCCGCCTTAACGGCCAACGCCCTCACCAGCCACCAGAGCCGGTACAACAACTGACACGGGAGGAAAAGTTCAACGCATGAGTCGAATTGGGTCGGCTTGGCATTTGCAGGCCGAGTTGTTGGGCAACGGTGATCCCTGGCCACTGGAGCCACCGGCAGGGCTGCAGTGGCCAGAAGAAACACAACACATTCCGCGGAGGCGGGTGCTGCGGCGGGGATCAGTCGTTTGCGCCGCGACCGAGTGCGTCCTTGGCGGCGTGCTGGCATGCCTTGGAGATGGGAGCCCCGACACGGGTGATCGCCTCGTGTCCGACGGGTCGATGTTCGACGAAGTCAGCGCCCATATCGCATCCCTTGTTCCCGGCGATGGCTGGCAGGGCTTAGCGGCGCAAGCTTATTCAGCCCAGAACCTTGCGCAATCACAGCGCGCGAAGGTAATCGGAGATCTCGACCAAGAAACCGGTGACCTGGTTTCCGCTCAAGCCGAAGCCGTTCAAGAAGTTCGCTACGTCGTGGTTGCAGAGATCGCTACAGCTGCCGCTACGTTGGCATTTTGCATTTACGCCGAAACGACTATGGGGCCCACTGGCCAAATCCTGTCGCTTCACGTTGCAGTACCCGTATGCACTGTCGCGATAGCTGTCTTGGCTGGCTTCCTGATCGATCTGGCGATCACGACATCGCGGAATGCGAGCAAGGCGCAGGAAATGGCCCAGAGATTAGCCGAAATGGTGACGAGTTTGCCGACATTGCCCGACGCGACTCGCCAGTCGCCGGACGTGTCCTTCCCCTCAGCATGTTGCCCTTCCGATTTCGACGCCGCCGATCACACCCTGGCCCCCTCTATTGCGGGGCGGCCCAAGCGCAACGGGCCACCTCCAGAAACACCTGACGTCTCCTTGGTTTTCGCTGACTTGCCTGGCTCGCCCGAATTCAGCGTGCCCGCCGTAGCAACCCCCGGATTCCCCGATTTCGGTGTGCCCCACGTGCCCATCCCCATTTTGGCCCGCTTGCGAAGCTCGCTAGACATTTGGAGCGCGTTAGCTACTTTCCCCAGCCTGGGCTTGGCAGATCTGCCCACCGTAGCCACGCAGCCGCCAATGGCTCAACTGGCGGCACCGCTAGCCCAGCTCGCCGGGCTCTCGGGGGCAGCTAGCGCACTCAGCCAACTCACCAACGTGGCCACTCAACGGGCACACACGATCTCCTCGCTCGCCCAGCAAGGCACTCAGCAGCCGGCAACTCTGGCCGCTCATGTCACCCGAGACCACGACACCCCGAGCGCCGCCACGGCACACCCACCGCCCGGCGCGCTCCCGTCGAGACCGCAACCAGCCCCTCGCAACCGGGCCGGCAGCGCGTCAGGTGAGGCGCCATCAACGCACCAAAGCCCTGGCGCTCAAAGCCACCACCAGCCAAGACCGGAGCCGGTGCACCGTTAGACCCGGCGGAAAAATCAACCCGTGAGAAGAAAGTTAAACCGATGAGTCAACCTTGGGAATCGGACTCGGAAGTCTCGGGCCGCATGTCAGACATCGGGGACGGCTTCCCCCAGGACGCTATCCCGGACATACCACACGACGACCCGGTGAGGGCGCCGAGAGTGCGGGGATCCGTTATTTGCGCTTCGACCCTGGGCGGCTTACTGATCGTTCGGGTATCCCTTGGATTTGGCAACCCCGACACGGGTGATCGCTTCGTGGGCAGTGGGTCGAAATTCGACGAAGTCGGCGACCGGATCGCGGCTCTTGTTCCCGACGGCGGCTGGCAGGGCTTGGCGGCGCAGGCCTATTTATCCCAAAACCTCGCACAATCGCAGCGCGCGAAGGTAATCCGAGATCTCGACCATCAAACCGGCGACCTGGTTTCCGCTCAAGCCCAAGCCGTGGTGAACGCTCGGGAAGCCGCGAATATTGGAATGGTCATCGCTGGAATTGCGTTGGGAGTATGCGCTACCTGCGAAGCAACGATGGGGCCCCCCGGTCAAATCCTGTCGTTTCAAATCGCGCTATTCATGTGCAGTCCTGCAGTCGCTCTTGTCGTTGTCTTCCTGATCGAATTAGCGGTCGCGGCCTCCCAGAACGCGAGCAAGCTGCAGGCAATGACCCAGAGATTGACCGATCTGGTAACGAGTTTGCCGACACGGTCTGGTCCCATTCCCGGGTTAACCGATTCGACTTTCCCCCCAGCACATCCGCGTTCCGAATTCGACGGCGCCGACCCCGTCGTGCCGCCCACCATCGCGGGCCTGCCCGACGACACCGCACCCCGCCCCGAGACACCCGATATTTGCTTAGCACTGGCGGACTTACCCGGCTCGCTTGAATTCAGCGTGCCCAACTTGCCGAGCCCCGGCTTCCCCGATTTCGGTGCGCCTCATTTACCCATCCCCCAGTTGGCCGGCATGCCGAGCCTGCCCAACTCGTCGACCGGCCGGCCCAACTTGGCCGACGTGTTCGCCGGTGGCATGTCCAACGTTCCCACCGCAGACGAATTGCCCGCGCTACCTGGCTTGGCGGAGGCCTTGGCCGCTATGCCCAGCCTGAACCTGGCCAACCTGGCCACCATGACCTCGCAGCCCGCGATGGCTCAGCTGGCGGCATCCCTGAGCCAGCTCACCGGCCTCTCCGGGGCGGCCGGCGGGCTCGGCCAACTGGCCAACACGGCCGCTCGACAGGCACAAATGATCTCCTCAGTGACCCAGCAGGGCGTCCAACAGCTGACCACCCCGGCCGATCACGACATCGCCGGCGCCGCAACGGGCACGCCCACCGAACTGCGCGTCCCTGTCGATGCCGCAACCGGTACCTCCCAACGACGCCAACAGCACGTCGCGTAGGCCGCCGGGTCGGCCACCACCACGCCGACGCCCGCACGGTCGACGCCGTCATCAGCAAGACCGCGGCCGGTGTGGCGTTTGACCCCAGAGGAGAATCCAACCAGTGAGAGGAAAATAACCCATGACTCACCCTTCGCCGCCAATCTCGGACAGGTCGGAGGTCTCGAGCTTAATGTCGGACATCGGGGACGGCTTTCCCGCGGACGCCATTCACAACGTCCCGGACGCCAACTCGATGAAGGTGCCCGGATCCGTCATTTGTCTTGTGACTGAGTTGGTCCTTGGCGGCGTGTTGCCATGGCTTGGAGACGGAAGCCCCGACGGCGGTGATCGCTTCGCGGGTAGTAGGGCGATGTTCGACCGAGTCAGTGGCCAGATCGCAGCTCTTGTTCCGGACGGCGGCTGGCAGGGCTCAGCGGCGCAGGCCTATTCAACCCGGAACCTCGCACAATCACAGCACACGAAAATGATGCGCGATCTCGACTACCAGATCGGCCAGCTGGTCTCCAATCAAGCTGAAGCCGTTGAGAGAGTTCGCTCAGTCGTGATCACAGAGATGGTCGCGATAGGCTGCACATTCGCATTTTGCATTTACTGTGAAGCGACGATGGGGCCGGCTGGAAAAATCCTGTCACGGCGAACTGCAACGGTGATATGTGCTTTTGCGTTAGCTGTCGTCGTTGGCTTTCTGATCGATTTAGCGATCAGGACATCCCGCAATGCGAGCAAGGCGCGGGCAATGACCCAAAAATTGACCGAGATGTTGACGAGGTTGCCCGCACTGTCCCGCCCGATGTCCGGGTCGCCCGATATGGCCTTCCTCCCCTCATATTCCCCTTCCGAATACCACACCTTGCCCCCCACCATCGCGGGCCTGCTCGACGTCAACGCGCCCCTCCCCCAGACAACCGATGTCTCCTTGGTTTTCGCCGACTTACCCGGCGCACCTGAATTCGGTGTGCCCAACCTGCCGGCCCCCGGCTTCCCCGATTTCGGCGCACCTCACATGCCCATCCCCCATTTGACCGGTATGCCAACCCTGCCCGACGTGTCCCCTGATGGCCTACCTATGGTGCCCACCAACAATGACTTGGTCGCACTGCCCGGCTTTGCGGACGCCTTGGCCACCCCGCCTAGCCGGGGCCTGGCCAAGCTACCCGCGATGGCTCAGGCGACGGCACCGCCAAGCCAGCTCACCGGTCTCTCGGGGGCGGCCAGCGGGCTCGGCCAGCTGGCCAACACAGCGGGCCAGCAGGCACAAATGATCTCCTCACTGGCCCAGCAGGGCGCCCAACAGCACGCCACCCGGACCGGCCACGCCACCCAAGACGACGACACCGTCGGCGCCGCCGCAGACACAACCACCGCAGGACGAGTCCCTGTCGACACCGCAACCGGCTCCTCCCAGGCGCGCCAGGTCCTGTAAGGCCAGCGGGTGGTGCCATCACCACGCCACCGCCCTAATGCCACTGCCAACATGATCCCAGGCCGGAGCACGCTGGGGATTAGACCTAAAGGAAAGTTCAAACAATGGATGAAATTTGGATGTTTCTGCAAGAGTTCCGGAACAGGCAGGACGTCCGGCGGTTCGTACAGGCGCATGCGGGAAGCGGTCTTTGTGTTGGGACCGAGCTCCTTCTCGGCACCGTGTTGTTAGGCCTTGGAGTCAAAACCCCCGACACGGGTGATCGATTCGTGGCCAGTAGGGCAATATTCGACGACGTCAGCGCCCAGATCGCGGCTCTTGTTCCCGACGGCGGCTGGCAGGGCTCGGCGGCGCAGGCCTATTTAGCCCAAAACCTCGCACAGTCACAGCGCGCGAAGCTCATGGGCGATCTCGACCATCTCAGCGGCGACCTTGTTTCCGCTCAAGCCGAAACAATTCAGAACGCTCGCACGGTCGTATTTCTCATCATGGTGTTTGTTGGCTTCCTGCTAGTCATTTGCGTAACCGCTGAACTAAACGGGGGACCCGCCGGCCAAATCCTGTCGTATCAACTCGCACTAAAGGGGTGCACTCTTGCACTGTCCGCCGTCGATGCCTGCCTGGTGTGGTTAATGATCACGACATCTCGGAATACGCGCAACCTGCAGATATTGGCGCAGGAATTGACCGATACGATGACGAGATTGCCGACACTGTCCGACCCGGTTCCCGGGTCGCCCGATGTGTCCTTCCACCCCGGACATTCCCCTTCCGACGTCGAGACAGCCGACCACACCGTGCCCGCCACTATCCCGGGCCCGCCCGATGACAACGCGCCCACCGCCGAGACACCGGATGTTGCCTCCGCGTTCGCTCACCTACCCGGCTCACCTGAATTCAGCATGCCCGACCTCCCCACCCCCGGCTTCCCCGATCTCGGCACGCCCTACCTGCGCGTTCCCCAGTTAGCCGGCATGCCCAGCTTGGGTGACTTGTTCTGCAGTCCCGATGGCATGCACGGCCTGGACCTGGCCAACCCCACGACGACCTCGCAGCCCACCATGGCCCCCCTAACAGCACGACTCAGCCAGCTCACCGGGCTCTCGGGGGCAGCCAGCGGGCTCAGCCGACTCGCCAACACAGCCGGCCAACAGGCACAAATGATCTCGTCACTGGCCGGCCAGGGCGCCCAACAGCACGCCACTCTAGCCGGCCATGCCACCCGAGACGACGACACCGTCGTAGCCGCCGCGGACACAACCACCGCAGGACGAGCCCCGGTCGACACCGCAACCGGCTCTTCCCAGGCGCGCCCGCAGCGCGTCCCGTAAGGCCGGCGGGGGTGCCATCCCCGCGCCAAAGCCATGGCCGGTCAAGACCAGAGCCGGTACAACGGTAGCCCTAAGCAAGTTCAAACCCATGAGTCTAATTTCGGTGGCGCCGCCATACATCCGTAACAACAGGGCGTACTACCGCCAGTTTGCACAGCGTGGAAGCGGTCTTTGCGCTGTGACCGAGTGCGCCCTTGGCGGCATCCTGGCAGGCCTCGGAGATACAAGCCCCGATCCGGGCAGCAACGCTAAGCCAGCTCAGCGGACTGTCGGGCCAACCGGCGGGCTAAGCCAGCTCACCAGCATGGCCGGTCAACAGGCATTAATGATCTGTCGGCTTGACTTCTTCGTTGGCCCGACGCCCCGGGGGCACGAGGGTCGCGACATAAAGCTGCCGACGTCGATACAGTCGCACCCGCCGTCGCTGCGGTACGAACGCTTTTATTCACTTAAGAATGCCGCTACCCAATAGCCTGGTCAAAATAGTTATTAGGTAAGCCCTTCCCCATTAGACAAGATCGGTTTATCATCATCTTATTTCAGAAGCTAGTTCTGCTTTATCTTGGAAGCAAGTTCCGAAACCCGGGTGCCGAATTTTGGCGCAGGAACCACTGAATTAAGCGACTATAGTTGCTGTAGCACCAAGGAGGAAGATTCGGTTATGTCTCAACCGCGCACGCTGACGGTGAATCAGAACGAGATTTCGGCCAGGGCCGACGAGGTGGAATCCCCAATTCCGAAACCACCGAGCAGCGCCGCGTCGTGAGCGCGTGCGCCCTGGACGCGGCCTACACGCCGGTGTCAAACCACCTACGGACCCAGCTTGCTGCGGGCGCCATGGAGCAGCAACGCCTTACGCAGTTCATGAGGAGCGTGGCCTGGGCTTATGACGATGTTGACGAGGAGACTGTGATCGCCTTGAACAACGGTGGCGAAGGTCCCGTGTCGCCCGAAGGGCTGACGAACAACACCCCGCGCCCGGTAGCACTGTGCGATACCGCCACGGTCCGATCTGCCGAACCTCCAAACTTGATTGAACTCGAAGAGACAAGAACGATACTGGACAAACCAGACCAAGCCGGATCATTCACGGCCTTTGCGGAGGCATGGAATAAGTACAACCTAACGATTCAGGAACCGCTTGGTAGGTTCCGGGAATTTGAAGACCGGGAAGGCGAAGAGGCCACCGCTATTCAGGCCACATTCGATCAACACAGAGACCGGCTGCACCGCATGGCGCAATGGAGCGTCACGTTGGCCAAGCAAGCCTTAGACCTTGCCCGGACGCATGACTGGCCTAGTTTCACCCGCCGCCGGCACAACTACAGCGGAGCCTGCCTTGGTCGACGCCGCAACCGACATCTCCCGCAGCGCGAGCAGCGCGTCCTGTAGGGCCACCCAGTTCACAACGCCAAAGCCCTTACAGCCAACGCCTTCACCACCGACCTCAGCCGGTGCAACGGCGAGACCCGAGAGGAACATCCAACCCATGCACGTTTGGCCGTTAGCGGACTGGGCCGTCTTGAACCTGGGATTCGGCGGGAACCCAGCCGATCCCGTCGAGGCCGGGCATCACGTAGAGACGTGGCAAGAGGCACTACAAGAGTATCTAGCAGAGGAGGCACGGGAGCGGAGGTGGCGGCGGGGATCCGTTGTTTGCGCCGGGACAGAGGTCATCCTTGGCATCGTGCTGGCATCGCTTGGACAGGGGAGTCCAGCCTCGGGTGATCGCCTCGTGAGAAGTGGATCGATGTTCGATGACGCTGGCACCCAAATCGCGGCTCTTGCTCCCGACGGCGGCTGGCAGGGCTCAGCGGCGCACGCCTACGTGACCCAAAACCTCGCACAATCACAGCACGCGAAGCTGATCGGTGATCTCGAACATCTCGCCGGCGACCTGGTTTCCGCTCAAG
Proteins encoded in this window:
- a CDS encoding WhiB family transcriptional regulator, with translation MTAPVLHDAPLGACTQDPERWTTSPDDQAKALCRACPCRWSCAREAVELPGAQGLWAGVVIPEAGRLRASALGRLRSLAERNGYPVRESASLA
- a CDS encoding EspA/EspE family type VII secretion system effector, which gives rise to MNGPSVSSDISSEWSDIQRFLRSSLSSSDGAETLPPSWSFPPDDDATSTGSFQFPTDSEDELPNISDDNPEKRVLRGSVVCYVTWCALGGMLGWLGDGSPDAGDRLVASGSVFDDVSAQIAALIPDGGWQGLAAQAYVGQNLAQSQRAKMMGDLDRLAGGLVSAQAPAVSDTRRWLLYEMITVAAVGVGCLALEEFGGPAGQQASLAVAVVVCAAALGVAIDKMVSLKNTTSQNATNLQGLTQRLTAMATTSPTPSTPIPGLPDVPSSPTSSPTAGLPDDTGPRPETPDVGVVLADLPGSPGVDVPDLPSPGFPDFGARHLPIPTLTGMPNLPNALPGLPTVPTADEFAALPDLSGALAAVPGLSLANLPTMAQLATPLGQLSGLSGAASGLGQLATMAGQQAQMISALAQQSTQQHTTLTHQVTPDDDTPGADAGTANGQRAPIDTATSPSQPGQQRVP
- a CDS encoding EspA/EspE family type VII secretion system effector — protein: MSDIGDGFPQDAIPDIPHDDPVRAPRVRGSVICASTLGGLLIVRVSLGFGNPDTGDRFVGSGSKFDEVGDRIAALVPDGGWQGLAAQAYLSQNLAQSQRAKVIRDLDHQTGDLVSAQAQAVVNAREAANIGMVIAGIALGVCATCEATMGPPGQILSFQIALFMCSPAVALVVVFLIELAVAASQNASKLQAMTQRLTDLVTSLPTRSGPIPGLTDSTFPPAHPRSEFDGADPVVPPTIAGLPDDTAPRPETPDICLALADLPGSLEFSVPNLPSPGFPDFGAPHLPIPQLAGMPSLPNSSTGRPNLADVFAGGMSNVPTADELPALPGLAEALAAMPSLNLANLATMTSQPAMAQLAASLSQLTGLSGAAGGLGQLANTAARQAQMISSVTQQGVQQLTTPADHDIAGAATGTPTELRVPVDAATGTSQRRQQHVA
- a CDS encoding EspA/EspE family type VII secretion system effector, coding for MFDEVSAHIASLVPGDGWQGLAAQAYSAQNLAQSQRAKVIGDLDQETGDLVSAQAEAVQEVRYVVVAEIATAAATLAFCIYAETTMGPTGQILSLHVAVPVCTVAIAVLAGFLIDLAITTSRNASKAQEMAQRLAEMVTSLPTLPDATRQSPDVSFPSACCPSDFDAADHTLAPSIAGRPKRNGPPPETPDVSLVFADLPGSPEFSVPAVATPGFPDFGVPHVPIPILARLRSSLDIWSALATFPSLGLADLPTVATQPPMAQLAAPLAQLAGLSGAASALSQLTNVATQRAHTISSLAQQGTQQPATLAAHVTRDHDTPSAATAHPPPGALPSRPQPAPRNRAGSASGEAPSTHQSPGAQSHHQPRPEPVHR
- a CDS encoding EspA/EspE family type VII secretion system effector, whose translation is MASRAIFDDVSAQIAALVPDGGWQGSAAQAYLAQNLAQSQRAKLMGDLDHLSGDLVSAQAETIQNARTVVFLIMVFVGFLLVICVTAELNGGPAGQILSYQLALKGCTLALSAVDACLVWLMITTSRNTRNLQILAQELTDTMTRLPTLSDPVPGSPDVSFHPGHSPSDVETADHTVPATIPGPPDDNAPTAETPDVASAFAHLPGSPEFSMPDLPTPGFPDLGTPYLRVPQLAGMPSLGDLFCSPDGMHGLDLANPTTTSQPTMAPLTARLSQLTGLSGAASGLSRLANTAGQQAQMISSLAGQGAQQHATLAGHATRDDDTVVAAADTTTAGRAPVDTATGSSQARPQRVP
- a CDS encoding EspA/EspE family type VII secretion system effector, translating into MDVWQLFCDLWQDAWIEQTPEVAEMLLKQPAAQELAEDFPERPRGSSVCGWTIRGLSGLQPLLGDGSPDPGDRLAASGPMFADVSARIAALIPDDGWQGLAAQSYSAQNLAQSQRAKMMGDLDRRTGELVSAQAEAIQRVYYVVVAERLAVAGTFAFCIYYEVTGGPAGQILSFQVAVAVCTVAIIVLSGFLIDLWITTSQNAIDLQAATQKLTDMLTMLPTLSDTIPGLPDGALPPSHTRPEFDAARLLDFTGPLPETPDISLAFADLPGSLEFNLPTLPSPGFPDFGAPHLPIPQLTGMPTLPDPFCGADGLPRVPTANELAASPDFSGALAGLPIMAQLTAPFSRLTGLPGAAGGLSQLTNTAGQQAQMISSLTQQGARPQAPPADQVTRDGDTAGAAAGTPGARRVPVDAATDPSQQGQQRVM
- a CDS encoding PPE domain-containing protein — its product is MSACALDAAYTPVSNHLRTQLAAGAMEQQRLTQFMRSVAWAYDDVDEETVIALNNGGEGPVSPEGLTNNTPRPVALCDTATVRSAEPPNLIELEETRTILDKPDQAGSFTAFAEAWNKYNLTIQEPLGRFREFEDREGEEATAIQATFDQHRDRLHRMAQWSVTLAKQALDLARTHDWPSFTRRRHNYSGACLGRRRNRHLPQREQRVL